The following are encoded in a window of Gammaproteobacteria bacterium genomic DNA:
- a CDS encoding conserved hypothetical protein (Evidence 4 : Unknown function but conserved in other organisms) — protein MTYYEACAQMDQMGVNPEYLLGWQNGYWLHPVREEQRVTDAYSAGYNDGKGRSSDNFGKWPKAAA, from the coding sequence ATGACTTACTACGAAGCGTGTGCCCAGATGGATCAGATGGGGGTAAACCCCGAGTATCTCCTGGGTTGGCAGAATGGCTATTGGCTGCACCCGGTGCGTGAAGAGCAGCGAGTAACCGACGCCTACAGCGCTGGCTACAACGATGGTAAGGGACGTAGCTCCGATAATTTCGGCAAATGGCCGAAAGCGGCAGCGTAA